A segment of the Ruegeria sp. AD91A genome:
GTCGGCCAGCTTTTGCAAGCCGGCAAACAACTCATGCCCGCGCGCGGCAGCGTTTTCCCAGATCCGTAGGCGGTTGATCTCGGACAGGGCGGCCAAAGCTGCGGCCGCGCCGACCGGATGGCCGGAATAGGTATACCCCTGATCGACGGATGCCAGACCCGTGGTGTCACTTTCAAAAACCTCTGCGACCGCGCCCGAAATCATGGCCGCGCCAAAAGGGAAATACCCATTGGTGATCGCCTTTGCCGTCGTCATGATATCCGGCTGGACGCCCCAGTGCCGCGCACCACTTTCACTGCCGGTGCGACCAAAAGCGGTGATAATCTCGTCCGAGATCAGCAGGATGCCGTGCCTGTAACAGACCTCGCGCACCATGGGCATGAAACTCTTGTGCGGCGGGATCACGCCTCCTGCCCCGAGAACCGGCTCCATGATGAAGGCCGCAACGGTGCTTGCACCCTGAAATGCGATCTCGGCCTCAAGCGCCTTGATACAAAGCTGCGCCAGACGCTCGGGATCGGTTTCGTCAAACGGATTGCGATAGGTCCAGGGGGCCGGCACGTGGTAGCAGCCCGGCATCATCGGCTCATACACCGCGCGGAACTTCTGGTTGCCGTTGACAGAGGCGGCAGCAAAATGAGTGCCGTGATAGCCCTGCTTTAGGCTGATGAACTTGGTACGTCCGGCTTCACCCCGGACTTTGTGATACTGGCGCGCAAGTTTCAGAGCTATTTCGACAGAATCCGACCCACCCGACGTAAAGAAAGCGCGGGTCAGCCCGTCAGGCTCAAAGAACTGGGCCAGTTCATAAGACAGCTCAATCGCCTTGTCGTTGCTGGTGCCCCGAAAGGTGGAGTAGTAAGGCAACGCATTCAGTTGATCCGCTATGGCCCGCTTCACCGGTTCACAGGAATAGCCCAGATTGACGTTCCACAGCCCCCCTACGGCGTCCAGCGCCCTGTGGCCATCGACATCAATGATGCTGACCCCTTCACCACCGCTGAGAATTGTCGGCGGGTTCTTCCGGCTGTCGGCGGGATGCGCCATCGGGTGCCAGAAGTATCGGGCGTTGTTTTCCTTCAGAAAGTTGGAGTCTTTCATGTCGCGGGTCTCCGAGTGTTGAATCCGCCCCGGGTCACGGGTGGAATTCGGTTGGAAAGGAGTCGGGCAACTGGCCGCCAAAACCAGCGGTCAGATCAGCCGAAAGTGAATGCAACGTTGACAGTATTGCCGGAAGGCGGTCGCTGGTTGCCCGGGTTTCAGGGACAGCTATTGCGATGGTTCCCAGTGCAATCTGATCGATGCCGAAGATCGGCGCGGCATATCCAAAAACACCTTCTTCGTAACTGCCGCGGCTGTCGGCCCAGCCTGAAACTCTGATCTTTGCGACCCGCTCTTTGATGAGCTTCGGATCAGTAAGCGTGGCTTGTGTAAACCGTGCCTGCACGTCCTGATCCAACTGCTCCAAAAGGTGGGCCGGTCCGAAACTGAGCATGCACAGACCGGAAGCCGTCGCATTGAGCGGAAGCATCTCGCTGGGATCAAGACTGACCCGGACACTGTGCCGCGTTGTTTCCACCACCAGCGCTGTCTGTAATCCCGTTTTCTCCAGCAAGGACAGATGCAGGGATTCACCGACCATCTGCATTGCGGCCTGCATTTTTTGGCGCGCGCGCTCAATGCCGGGTCTGGCGATCTCTCGCAGTGCGGCCAAACGCAATGCCGCCGGCCCGATGGCATAAGTTTTTGTCATCGGATTCTGTTCGATCAACCCGAACTCCTCAAGCGCGCGCAGGTGGCGCAATGCCGTTGCCTTGTTCAGCCCGGACAACCGCGCCAGGTGACTCAGCCCGATCTCTGGGCGGGCATTGGAAAAGTAATCCAGCATTTTTAGGGCGTTAAGGGCTGTGCCCATGTGCGTATCGTCCTCTTGCTCAGGTAATACTTGACAGAACTAACTTAACAAAGCAACATTATTATTGTTAACGAGGTTCAAATATTGAACCACTAACGGGAGGTGTCAATGAAGAAATTTCTAACAGCCGCCGCTTTTGCAGCTTCGGCCACTGCCGCACTGGCAGAGTACCCTGAGAAGCCGGTAAGCTTTGTCGTACCTTGGCCTCCGGGCGATCTGGAAGATGTCCTTACCCGGATGATCGCCGACGAATTCCAGGCCATGTACGGTGTGCCTGCTGCTGTCGTGAACAAACCCGGAGGTGGCGGTGGCCCATTCCCCGGCGCTGTCGAGGTGGCAACCGCTCCGGCGGATGGTTACACCATCGGCTCTTTCGTCATCGGAGTACCCGTCATTGGCCCCGAGATCGGAATTCCCGAACTCAACCCGAATCCTTTCGATCCAATTGGCATCTTCCTGACTTATCCCTTCGTCATCGCAGCGAGCAAAGACGCACCGTTTTCAAGCTGGGAAGAACTGGCCGAATACGGCAAGGAAAATGACGTGGCGCTTGGCCATTTCGGATCGGTTCTGCCGCCCACTCAGGTCACATTTGCAGCTGCGGTCAGCAGCGGGTTCGACTTTGCCAGCGAAGCGGCATTTGACGCCTTGGATTGCAACACGCTGGCCTCAGGCGACGTGGATGTAATCAATACGACGCTACAGCTTATCCTTCCCTGCCTTGATCAGGTGAACGTCCTTGCCAGCATCGGTGGCGAGCGGATTTCACTGGTTCCGGATACGCCGACGATCGTGGAACTCAATCCGGACCTGCCATTGGCTCTTTGGAACGGGCTGTTTGTGCACAAAGACACGCCTGCCGACGCGCGTGAAAAGATCTCGGCTGCCGCCCAGAAAGCGTTGTCCTCGGACAAAGCCAAGAAGCTGGCTGAGGAAACAGGCGCACTGATCTACTGGCAGGACCCGGACGCATCCAATGCTCAGATCGAGCAGGACAAAGCCTCTTTTGCCAAGATCGAAGAGATTCTGGGCGAATAGTCCGAAGAAGGCCCGGCAAGGTCGAACAACGCCGGGCCTTTTTCTTTCAAACAGGAGGCCAAAATGATAGCAAAGACACTGCAAGACATGTTCCGACGTTATCGACGTCCTGGCGATATTGTCTTTGCCTTCCTTTTCTTCGGTTGCTCCCTGTTCCTTCTCAGCCAGATCGGCACTGAGACTCAGGCTGTCAAACGAACCAAGTGGTTTGCCCAGCCCGCCCTTTGGCCCAAGATCGCGATCTGGGGTATGGTTTTGTTCAGCGGCCTCCACTTGCTGAGCTCTTTCCTGTCCCCGCGCATTCCCGGACGTTTGCGAGAGGTGACGTTCTGGTTGATGTCCCTCGAATACGTTGCCTACTTCCTGATCTATGTCGTGGCGGTTCCGTGGCTTGGGTATCTGCCCTCCACCATGCTTTTTGCGGCCCTGCTGACGATACGATTGGGATTTCGACTGCCTGGGGCTTTTTGCGTTGCACTTACCTTCGGCGCGGTCGTGGCCGTCGTCTTCCGCGCGCTGCTTCATGTGAACATTCCTACCGGTCGGATATACGAATTCTTGCCCGATGGGCTGCGCGCCTTTGCGCTGACCTACCTGTGAGGCCAAGATGGACAATCTGATTTCCGGCTTTGCAATTCTGGCACAGTGGCAGGTCGTCGTGGCACTAGTCATCGGATCGGTGGGCGGCGTCATCATCGGCGCGTTGCCCGGCGTCGGCGCTGCTGTGGCAATTGCCATTCTGCTGCCCGCCACCTTCGCGTTTGAGCCCATCGTCGGCCTGACCCTTCTGTTGGGCATTTACGGGTCGTCCATGTATGGCGGTGCAATTCCTGCCATTCTGATCAACACGCCTGGCACGGCCGTCAACGCACTGACCACCTATGACGGCTATCCCATGACCAAGCGCGGCGAGGGACACCGAGCCCTGTCGCTGGCCTATTCGGCGTCGTTTTTCGGCGGCATCTTCTCGATCCTCTGTCTGATCATCCTATCGCCTGTGTTGGCCTGGGTTGCCCCACATTTCGGAAGCCGCGAAATATTCCTGGCTGCGTTAATGGGCATCCTTCTGGTGATCCTGGCCCATCGCGGGCAGACCTTTTCGGCCGCGATGCTGGCGTTCTTCGGCATTTTCCTCAGCACCGTCGGTCTGGAACCCGTCAAATACACCAAACGTTTTACCTTTGACCAAACCTGGCTTTCGTCAGGTGTCGATCTGATCGTGGTGGTTCTTGGGCTGTTCGCCATCAGTCAGGCGCTGCTGCTGCTGGTCGACAAAGAACACGCGCCGGGCGAAGCCCATGTGCGCGGCAGCATCTTCGCGGGCCTCAAAGAACTACTGGGCCTGAAACGCATCGCAACGGTGTCGTCATCGCTGGGTGTGCTCATGGGCATGGTACCGGGCACAGGCGAATTCACATCACAGTTCCTCTCATACACATACGCACAGAAAACCTCTGAAGACCCCGACAAATTTGGCGATGGGTCACCAGAAGGTCTGGTGGCGTCCGAGGCGGCCAACAATGCCGTTCCTGGGGCCGCAATGATTCCGCTGCTGGCGCTGGGTATTCCTGGCGAAGCGCTGACCGCGATGATGCTTTCGGTCTTCTATGTTCACAACGTCATTCCCGGACCACAGCTTTTTGCCGATCAGATGGATTTTGTCATGGCACTGTACATGTCGCTGATCCTGCTCAATGTGATCGTTCTGGTCTTTTTGTTGTTCTCGACCAATCTGTTGCTGAAGATCATTCAGATCCCGACGCGCTTTCTGGGGATCATGATCCTGACGCTTTCCTTTGTCGGTGTATTTAGCCTGCGCAACTCAGTCACGGACTGCGCCATTGCCGCCGGGTTCGGCGTGTTCGGGCTGATCCTGAAGCGCCTGAACCTGCCCATTGTTCCGATCATTCTGGGCATGGTTCTGGGCGGGATCATGGAAGTCAAACTGCGCAGCGCCATGGCGCGGGTGAAGACACCACTTGATTTCATTGACCGGCCGATTGCCGCAATACTATTCATCATGATCCTTGGGGTCATTCTGCTCCACGTTCGCTCGCTGATCAAGGAACACAAGGAACGCATCACACCGCAACCGGTTCTCGACGAAGACTCAACTCAGCAAGGATAACCCCCCATGGACCAATCCTCGATTGATGCGCTGCGTGCGCAGGACATTGCTCCGCGCGGGCATTTCATAAACGGCCGCTATCAGGATGGCGAAACCGGGGCCCGGCATCAAGTTCTGTCTCCGATCAACGGTCAGCCTCTGGCGCTGATCGCCGAGGGCACGCCTGCGGATGTCGAGTCAGCCGTTCGTGCGGCGCGCCTAGCGTTCGAGGATGGGCGATGGGCGCGCATGGCCCCTGCCGACCGCAAGAAAGTATTGCTGAAACTGGCTGACCTGATCGAAGCACGCGCGCTTGAGCTAGCCGTGCTGGGCGTGCGCGACAACGGAACCGAGATCACCATGGCTTACAAGGCCGAGGCACTCTCGGCGGCTGCTACTTTCCGGTACTACGCCGAGGCGATCGACAAGATTTATGGACAAATCGCCCCGACAAGCGGTGATGTTCTGGGGCTTGTACATCACGCTCCGGTCGGGGTTGTCGGGGCCATCGTACCGTGGAACTTTCCACTGATGATCGGCAGCTGGAAAATTGCACCGGCACTGGCCGCAGGCAATTCCGTCGTCCTGAAACCTGCCGAAAGCGCCTCACTCAACCTGCTGAAGATTGCCGAGCTTGCCGCAGAAGCCGGAGTGCCCGACGGGGTGTTCAATGTCGTGACCGGGCGTGGCTCGGTCGTGGGTGAGGCTCTGGCCCTGTCGATGGACGTCGACATCATGGTGTTTACCGGGTCGGGCACAACCGGACGGCGGCTGTTGGAGTATTCCGCTCGGTCGAACCTGAAACGCTGCTATCTGGAACTAGGCGGCAAGTCCCCTAACATCGTTTTTTCCGATGCCCCTGATCTGTCCGAAGCGGCCAAGGTCTCAGCCGCTGGCATCTTCCGCAATTCTGGTCAGGTCTGTGTCGCCGGATCTCGCCTGCTGGTCCAGCAAGAGGTTTACGAGGACTTCGTGACCGAGATCAGCCGCCATGCTGAAAGCTTCCGCGTCGGCGACCCGCTGGACCTGAACAGCCAGATCGGCGCGGTGCACAGCCTGCCAGAGCTTCAGGCCAATCTGGATTTCGTGACCAAAGCCGAAGCAGAAGGCGCCGAGCGCCGGACGGGCGGAAACCGCATCCTGACAGAGACCGGAGGCTACTACATGGCGCCGACCGTCATGGCCAACGTGAAAGAGACCGACAACCTGTTCCAGAACGAAGTCTTCGGCCCCGTACTGGCGGTTACGCCTTTCAAGGATGAAGACGAAGCGATCCGTCTGGCCAATGCCACGGTCTATGGGCTGGCTGGCGGTGTCTGGACCTCGAACTTCAGCCGCGCGCATCGCATGGTGGCCGGCATTCGCGCCGGTGTTGTGCACGTCAACACATATGGCGGTGCCGACCTGACTGTGCCGCTGGGCGGGGTTCGCCAGTCGGGCAATGGACACGACAAATCTCTGCACGCACTGGAAAAATACTTCGATCTGAAAACCGCATGGATAAAACTCTGAAAGAAGGCCGACCTCATGACTCTTCCAGCGAAATCTGTTGAACTCATTGAGCGCCGGGCCAGGCTATTGGGCCCTAACGTGTCGACGTTCTACTACGAGCCGGTTCATTTTGTGAAAGGCGAAGGCGTCTGGTTGTGGGATGCGGACGGGCGTAAATATCTGGATTGCTACAACAACGTGCCACATGTGGGTCATTGCAATCCGCGCGTGGTCGAGGCGATCTGTCGTCAGGCGCGCACGCTCAACACGCACACCCGGTATCTGCACGACGGGATTCTGGACTATGTGGAAAAACTGACCGGGACGATGGATGCAGCGCTGAATACGGCCATCCTCACCTGCACCGGTTCCGAGGCAAATGACATTGCTTTGCGAATGGCAGAGGCAATGACCGGAAAACGAGGGATCATTGCCACTGACGCCACCTATCATGGAAATACAGCGCTGGTCAGCCAGTTGAGCAAATCGAACATCCCGACAGTCGGCTTCGGGCTGAGCAAGTATTTCCGTTTTGTCGGCGCACCCGACAGCTATCGCGATCCCGACCCGGACGGGTCAAAATTCGCCGATGCCGTGGCGGAACAGATTGCCGAGCACGAAAAGGCCGGCACCGGCTTTGCCGCATTGATCGTCTGCCCTTATTTTCTGAACGAAGGCTTTCCAGACAATCCGGACGGTTGGCTGGCACCCACGGCCAAGGTCGTACGCCAGGCCGGCGGCCTGTTGATCTGCGACGAGGTGCAATCAGGCTTTGGCCGAACCGGCACCCATATGTGGGCGCATCAGAAGATGGGCGTTGTGCCGGACGTCATGACTTTGGGCAAACCCATGGCCAACGGCCATCCGGTGGGCAGCGTGGTCACACGTTCCGAGATCATTTCGGCGTTCCGCAAGGGATATCGGTACTTCAACACGTTTGGCGGAAACCCTGTTTCCTGTGCTGCAGCGATGGCGGTTTTGGAAGAGATCGAAGACCAGAGCCTGGTCGCACATGCCAAATCCGTTGGCGACCATGCGCGAAAACGACTGAAGCTTTTGAAAGAAAAGTATGACGTCATCGGAGACATACGCGGCTCGGGGCTGATATTCGGGGCCGAAATGGTCCTTGATCGCGACAGCAAGCAGCCCGCCAGTGAATTCACTGACCGTACCATCAACGCCATGCGCCAGCGCGGGATTATTCACTCCAAGCTTGGACGCCATAAGAATGCTCTGAAAATTCGACCACCCATGCCATTCTCTATCAAAAACGCGGATCTTCTCTTTGACACGCTGGACGAAGTTTTGGCGAAAACGCCGCTGGTCGCATGAAGCAGATCGTGGAACAGGCGCTGACCCTTTGGGAACTGGTCGATAGCGAATGGTCTCTCGTGGCTGCTCGCGAAAACTGCGTCTATCGCGTTCAGGCAGGCCAGACCGCCTATGCTCTGCGACTGCATCGCAAAGGGCTGCGAACGGATGTCGAACTCCGTTCAGAGCTACAATGGATGGCCGTTCTCGGCAAAAACGGGGTCGGAGTTCCAACTCCTGTCCCGGCCGCAGATCGACGCTATCTGCATCTGGTGGACGGCATTCAGGTCGACATGCTCAACTGGTTGCCGGGCAGCCCTTTGGGTGCGACCGGATCAGCCTTGGAGCAGCGCGACAGAAACGGCGTCTTCCACACAATTGGCAGAGAAACGGCGCGACTGCATGACATCAGTGACCAATGGACTCGTCCGCACGACTTCACGCGTTGGTCATGGGATCGTAGCGGGCTGCTTGGAGACACCCCTCTCTGGGGTCGATTCTGGGAGAACCCAACGCTTGGGAAAACGGACCGATCACTTTTCCTGGCGTTCCGAGACGTCGCAGATCGTGACCTTCAGCGCGTGGAAAAGCAGTTGGATTACGGGCTGATCCACGCCGATCTTGTCCGCGAAAACATCATGGTTGATGGTGACAAACTGTGGCTTATCGACTTCGACGATTCCGGTTTCGGTTTTCGCCTGTTTGATATCGCGACAATACTCCTCAAGAATCTGCGCGAACCGGATTTCAACCAGTTGCACGATGCTTTGCTGGCCGGGTACCGATCGGAACGAACGATCTACACCGCGCAACTTGACCTGTTCATGGCACTTCGCGCGGCAACATATGTGGGATGGGTTGCATCCCGCCTGAATGAAGAAGGATCGGACATACGCAATGTGCGGTTCATTGAAACCGCCCGAGGGTTGATGACCAAATACCTCGAACGCCACACTTAGACGGGAGGCACCAATGGCCAAAAAGACAATCCTGCTGATTGGTACTTATGACACCAAAGAGCCCGAGATGCGGTTCATCGAAAAGGCGGTCAGAGCGCAGGGTGCCGACGTCCTGACCATGGATGTCTCGGTTCTGGGTGATCCGTCCGATCCAACTGATATCTCAAAGCACGACGTGGCCGCAGCCGGTGGCATGACCATTGAAGAAGTCATCGCGCAAGGAGACGAAAACAAAGCCTTTCGCGCAATGTCGGCCGGGGCAGCAAAGGTCGTTGCAAAGGCTTATTCAGAAGGTCGGTTTGACGGAATGCTTGCCACGGGTGGAACCATGGGCACGGACCTTGCGCTGGATTGTGCGCAGGCGCTGCCGATGGGCGTTCCCAAATACATCGTATCAACGGTCAGCTTCTCACCTCTGATTCCTCCGCATCGGCTTGCACCTGACATTCAGATGATCCTCTGGGCCGGCGGCCTGTATGGCATGAACTCGATCTGCAAGTCTTCGCTCAGCCAAGCTGCCGGGGCCGTCGTGGGCGCAACCAAAGCGGCGACCGCCCCCGATCGCAGCAAACCTCTGATCGGTATGACCAGCCTTGGTTCGTCCTGCCTGCGTTACATGAAAACTCTGAAACCGGCATTGGAAGACCGCGGGTTTGAAGTGGCCGTGTTCCACTCTACCGGCATGGGCGGCATGGCTTATGAAAAACTGGCAGGCGAAGGCGCGTTTGCCTGCGTGATGGACTTCTGCATGCAGGAATTCGGCAACCTGATGGCGGGTTCCGTTGTCTCCAGCGGCGATGACCGTGTCACCAATGCCGGACGTGTAGGAACACCACAGATGGTGGCCCCAGGTGCGCTGGATCTATTGGACTTTGCGGGTTGGCAGGATATCCCCGAG
Coding sequences within it:
- a CDS encoding phosphotransferase enzyme family protein, translating into MKQIVEQALTLWELVDSEWSLVAARENCVYRVQAGQTAYALRLHRKGLRTDVELRSELQWMAVLGKNGVGVPTPVPAADRRYLHLVDGIQVDMLNWLPGSPLGATGSALEQRDRNGVFHTIGRETARLHDISDQWTRPHDFTRWSWDRSGLLGDTPLWGRFWENPTLGKTDRSLFLAFRDVADRDLQRVEKQLDYGLIHADLVRENIMVDGDKLWLIDFDDSGFGFRLFDIATILLKNLREPDFNQLHDALLAGYRSERTIYTAQLDLFMALRAATYVGWVASRLNEEGSDIRNVRFIETARGLMTKYLERHT
- a CDS encoding aminotransferase class III-fold pyridoxal phosphate-dependent enzyme — encoded protein: MKDSNFLKENNARYFWHPMAHPADSRKNPPTILSGGEGVSIIDVDGHRALDAVGGLWNVNLGYSCEPVKRAIADQLNALPYYSTFRGTSNDKAIELSYELAQFFEPDGLTRAFFTSGGSDSVEIALKLARQYHKVRGEAGRTKFISLKQGYHGTHFAAASVNGNQKFRAVYEPMMPGCYHVPAPWTYRNPFDETDPERLAQLCIKALEAEIAFQGASTVAAFIMEPVLGAGGVIPPHKSFMPMVREVCYRHGILLISDEIITAFGRTGSESGARHWGVQPDIMTTAKAITNGYFPFGAAMISGAVAEVFESDTTGLASVDQGYTYSGHPVGAAAALAALSEINRLRIWENAAARGHELFAGLQKLADKHDAIGDVRGGEGLMCALELVSDRATKAPIAKHLPLQVQKAAYEDGVMVRVSGNNIILSPPLIVTSEDVTKILSALDAGLGTL
- a CDS encoding Tm-1-like ATP-binding domain-containing protein; translated protein: MAKKTILLIGTYDTKEPEMRFIEKAVRAQGADVLTMDVSVLGDPSDPTDISKHDVAAAGGMTIEEVIAQGDENKAFRAMSAGAAKVVAKAYSEGRFDGMLATGGTMGTDLALDCAQALPMGVPKYIVSTVSFSPLIPPHRLAPDIQMILWAGGLYGMNSICKSSLSQAAGAVVGATKAATAPDRSKPLIGMTSLGSSCLRYMKTLKPALEDRGFEVAVFHSTGMGGMAYEKLAGEGAFACVMDFCMQEFGNLMAGSVVSSGDDRVTNAGRVGTPQMVAPGALDLLDFAGWQDIPEQYADRPFHEHNRLIKSSVFNGAERRSWIRELTNRLEAATGPVHFFLPVQGVEDWDKEGEEAHDPKALAEMVDEARKVMPGRVPMTELDVHINDAAFCEAVLSRFDRWVETGVVRTD
- a CDS encoding aspartate aminotransferase family protein; this encodes MTLPAKSVELIERRARLLGPNVSTFYYEPVHFVKGEGVWLWDADGRKYLDCYNNVPHVGHCNPRVVEAICRQARTLNTHTRYLHDGILDYVEKLTGTMDAALNTAILTCTGSEANDIALRMAEAMTGKRGIIATDATYHGNTALVSQLSKSNIPTVGFGLSKYFRFVGAPDSYRDPDPDGSKFADAVAEQIAEHEKAGTGFAALIVCPYFLNEGFPDNPDGWLAPTAKVVRQAGGLLICDEVQSGFGRTGTHMWAHQKMGVVPDVMTLGKPMANGHPVGSVVTRSEIISAFRKGYRYFNTFGGNPVSCAAAMAVLEEIEDQSLVAHAKSVGDHARKRLKLLKEKYDVIGDIRGSGLIFGAEMVLDRDSKQPASEFTDRTINAMRQRGIIHSKLGRHKNALKIRPPMPFSIKNADLLFDTLDEVLAKTPLVA
- a CDS encoding tripartite tricarboxylate transporter substrate binding protein, whose protein sequence is MKKFLTAAAFAASATAALAEYPEKPVSFVVPWPPGDLEDVLTRMIADEFQAMYGVPAAVVNKPGGGGGPFPGAVEVATAPADGYTIGSFVIGVPVIGPEIGIPELNPNPFDPIGIFLTYPFVIAASKDAPFSSWEELAEYGKENDVALGHFGSVLPPTQVTFAAAVSSGFDFASEAAFDALDCNTLASGDVDVINTTLQLILPCLDQVNVLASIGGERISLVPDTPTIVELNPDLPLALWNGLFVHKDTPADAREKISAAAQKALSSDKAKKLAEETGALIYWQDPDASNAQIEQDKASFAKIEEILGE
- a CDS encoding tripartite tricarboxylate transporter TctB family protein; this translates as MIAKTLQDMFRRYRRPGDIVFAFLFFGCSLFLLSQIGTETQAVKRTKWFAQPALWPKIAIWGMVLFSGLHLLSSFLSPRIPGRLREVTFWLMSLEYVAYFLIYVVAVPWLGYLPSTMLFAALLTIRLGFRLPGAFCVALTFGAVVAVVFRALLHVNIPTGRIYEFLPDGLRAFALTYL
- a CDS encoding IclR family transcriptional regulator, coding for MGTALNALKMLDYFSNARPEIGLSHLARLSGLNKATALRHLRALEEFGLIEQNPMTKTYAIGPAALRLAALREIARPGIERARQKMQAAMQMVGESLHLSLLEKTGLQTALVVETTRHSVRVSLDPSEMLPLNATASGLCMLSFGPAHLLEQLDQDVQARFTQATLTDPKLIKERVAKIRVSGWADSRGSYEEGVFGYAAPIFGIDQIALGTIAIAVPETRATSDRLPAILSTLHSLSADLTAGFGGQLPDSFPTEFHP
- a CDS encoding aldehyde dehydrogenase; this encodes MDQSSIDALRAQDIAPRGHFINGRYQDGETGARHQVLSPINGQPLALIAEGTPADVESAVRAARLAFEDGRWARMAPADRKKVLLKLADLIEARALELAVLGVRDNGTEITMAYKAEALSAAATFRYYAEAIDKIYGQIAPTSGDVLGLVHHAPVGVVGAIVPWNFPLMIGSWKIAPALAAGNSVVLKPAESASLNLLKIAELAAEAGVPDGVFNVVTGRGSVVGEALALSMDVDIMVFTGSGTTGRRLLEYSARSNLKRCYLELGGKSPNIVFSDAPDLSEAAKVSAAGIFRNSGQVCVAGSRLLVQQEVYEDFVTEISRHAESFRVGDPLDLNSQIGAVHSLPELQANLDFVTKAEAEGAERRTGGNRILTETGGYYMAPTVMANVKETDNLFQNEVFGPVLAVTPFKDEDEAIRLANATVYGLAGGVWTSNFSRAHRMVAGIRAGVVHVNTYGGADLTVPLGGVRQSGNGHDKSLHALEKYFDLKTAWIKL
- a CDS encoding tripartite tricarboxylate transporter permease; translation: MDNLISGFAILAQWQVVVALVIGSVGGVIIGALPGVGAAVAIAILLPATFAFEPIVGLTLLLGIYGSSMYGGAIPAILINTPGTAVNALTTYDGYPMTKRGEGHRALSLAYSASFFGGIFSILCLIILSPVLAWVAPHFGSREIFLAALMGILLVILAHRGQTFSAAMLAFFGIFLSTVGLEPVKYTKRFTFDQTWLSSGVDLIVVVLGLFAISQALLLLVDKEHAPGEAHVRGSIFAGLKELLGLKRIATVSSSLGVLMGMVPGTGEFTSQFLSYTYAQKTSEDPDKFGDGSPEGLVASEAANNAVPGAAMIPLLALGIPGEALTAMMLSVFYVHNVIPGPQLFADQMDFVMALYMSLILLNVIVLVFLLFSTNLLLKIIQIPTRFLGIMILTLSFVGVFSLRNSVTDCAIAAGFGVFGLILKRLNLPIVPIILGMVLGGIMEVKLRSAMARVKTPLDFIDRPIAAILFIMILGVILLHVRSLIKEHKERITPQPVLDEDSTQQG